In one Solanum lycopersicum chromosome 11, SLM_r2.1 genomic region, the following are encoded:
- the LOC543942 gene encoding regulator of gene silencing (The RefSeq protein has 5 substitutions compared to this genomic sequence), producing the protein MSNMVLVTVSMAEKGSFFSRLRKRFFLKKANTPKKEHESVTTTTTITSTSTIDRLSVSDSNSGELERVFTYFDENGDGKVSPMELRRCMKAVGGEITVEEAEMVVRLSDSDGDGLLGFEDFTKLMEGMEEERNKESELMGAFGMYEMEGYITPKSLKMMLSRLGESTSIDKCKVMIRRFDTNGDGVLSFDEFKVMMTS; encoded by the exons ATGTCTAATATGGAGTTAGTTTCTGTTTCCATGGCTGAAAAGGAATCTTTTTTCTCAAGATTACGTAAAAGGTTTTTTCTAAAGAAGGCTAATACTcctaagaaggaacatgagagtgtaacaacaacaacaactattaCTAGTACTAGTACTATTGATCGTTTATCGGTGAGTGATAGCAATAGTGGTGAGTTAGAGAGGGTATTTACGTACTTTGATGAGAATGGAGATGGAAAGGTATCACCAATGGAGCTAAGGAGATGCATGAAGGCGGTAGGAGGTGAGATAACGGTGGAGGAGGCGGAGATGGTGGTGAGGCTATCGGATTCTGATGGGGACGGGTTGTTAGGGTTTGAGGATTTTACGAAGTTAATGGAAGGAATGGAGGaagagaggaataaagagagtgaGTTGATGGGAGCATTTGGAATGTATGAAATGGAAGGATACATTACTCCTAAGAGCTTGAAGATGATGTTGAGTCGACTCGGCGAGTCAACCTCCATTGATAAATGCAAGGTTATGATAAGGAGATTTGATATCAATGGAGATGGAGTTCTTAG CTTTGATGAGTTCAAAGTTATGATGACAACTTAG